A window from Melopsittacus undulatus isolate bMelUnd1 chromosome Z, bMelUnd1.mat.Z, whole genome shotgun sequence encodes these proteins:
- the LDHD gene encoding probable D-lactate dehydrogenase, mitochondrial isoform X1 — MSLRRLLGLGRALGRRSCCSKSPLPPNFVEALKAVVGTSNVSTAMAVREQHGHDESMHVCAPPDAVVWPQAVGQVQELAALCYHYRVPMVPFGTGTGLEGGVNAVQGGVCFDLSHMNTIMELSVEDFSVSVEPGVTRKALNSYLRDTGLWFPVDPGADASLCGMAATGASGTNAVRYGTMRPNVLNLRVVLPDGRLLHTAGAGRQPRKRAAGYDLTSLFVGSEGTLGFLTLATLRLHPLPEASAATTTAFPTVQAAVDCTVQVLQAAVPVARIEFLDEVMAGACSRFSNMELPVAPTLLLELHGSRHGLAEQQQQTVLLAEEIVRLNGGSNLAWAEELEERERLWAMRHCAWYAALALRPGCQGYSTDVCVPISRLPDVVVETKRDLQDSGLTGPMVGHVGDGNFHCILVFNTQDKDEAQRVHAFTERLGRRALAAGGTCTGEHGVGLGKRALLLEELGQEGLDTLRSIKAALDPHNLMNPGKVL; from the exons ATGTCCCTGCGgcggctgctggggctggggcggGCCCTGGGCCgccggagctgctgctccaag TCCCCGCTGCCCCCAAACTTCGTAGAGGCCCTGAAGGCTGTGGTGGGGACCTCCAACGTCTCCACGGCCATGGCGGTACGGGAGCAGCACGGGCATGACGAGTCCATGCATGT CTGTGCCCCTCCGGACGCCGTGGTGTGGCCGCAGGCGGTGGGGCAGGTCCAGGAGCTGGCTGCACTCTGCTACCACTACCGTGTGCCTATGGTGCCCTTTGGCACTGGCACGGGCCTGGAGGGCGGCGTCAATGCCGTGCAG ggcggtGTCTGCTTTGACCTGAGCCACATGAACACCATCATGGAGCTGAGCGTCGAGGATTTCTCCGTGTCAGTGGAGCCCGGCGTCACCCGCAAGGCCCTCAACAGCTACCTGCGTGACACCGGGCTCTGGTTTCCTGTCG ACCCCGGTGCGGACGCCTCGCTGTGTGGCATGGCAGCCACAGGCGCCTCAGGCACCAATGCCGTGCGCTACGGCACCATGCGCCCCAACGTGCTGAACCTGCGTGTGGTGCTGCCGGATGGGCGCTTGTTGCACACTGCAGGCGCCGGGCGCCAGCCCAG GAAACGGGCGGCCGGCTACGACCTGACCTCGCTGTTTGTGGGCTCCGAGGGCACCCTGGGCTTCCTCACGCTGGCCACGCTGCGGCTGCATCCGCTGCCCGAGGCCAGCGCTGCCACCACCACTGCCTTCCCgactgtgcaggcagctgtggaCTGCACCGTGCAGGTCCTGCAGGCTGCCGTGCCCGTGGCACGTATCG AGTTCCTGGATGAGGTGATGGCAGGTGCCTGCAGCCGCTTCAGCAACATGGAGCTGCCCGTGGCCCCCACACTGCTCCTGGAGCTCCACGGCTCCCGGCATGGcctggctgagcagcagcagcagacag tgctcctggCAGAGGAGATTGTGCGGCTGAATGGCggctccaacctggcctgggCAGAAGAGCTGGAGGAACGTGAGCGCCTCTGGGCCATGCGCCACTGTGCCTGGTACGCAGCCCTGGCACTGCGGCCCGGCTGCCAG GGCTACTCCACTGATGTCTGCGTGCCCATCTCCCGCCTGCCTGATGTGGTGGTGGAGACCAAGCGGGACCTGCAGGACTCCGGCCTCACTG GCCCCATGGTGGGACACGTGGGTGATGGCAACTTCCACTGCATCCTTGTCTTCAATACCCAGGACAAGGATGAGGCACAGCGCGTCCATGCCTTCACTGAGCGCCTGGgcag GCGGGCGCTGGCAGCAGGGGGGACCTGCACTGGGGAACATGGCGTAGGTCTGGGCAAGCgggcactgctgctggaggagctaGGACAAGAGGGGCTGGACACCCTGCGCAGCATCAAGGCTGCGCTGGACCCCCACAACCTCATGAATCCTGGCAAGGTGCTCTGA
- the LDHD gene encoding probable D-lactate dehydrogenase, mitochondrial isoform X2: MSLRRLLGLGRALGRRSCCSKSPLPPNFVEALKAVVGTSNVSTAMAVREQHGHDESMHVCAPPDAVVWPQAVGQVQELAALCYHYRVPMVPFGTGTGLEGGVNAVQGGVCFDLSHMNTIMELSVEDFSVSVEPGVTRKALNSYLRDTGLWFPVDPGADASLCGMAATGASGTNAVRYGTMRPNVLNLRVVLPDGRLLHTAGAGRQPRKRAAGYDLTSLFVGSEGTLGFLTLATLRLHPLPEASAATTTAFPTVQAAVDCTVQVLQAAVPVARIEFLDEVMAGACSRFSNMELPVAPTLLLELHGSRHGLAEQQQQTEEIVRLNGGSNLAWAEELEERERLWAMRHCAWYAALALRPGCQGYSTDVCVPISRLPDVVVETKRDLQDSGLTGPMVGHVGDGNFHCILVFNTQDKDEAQRVHAFTERLGRRALAAGGTCTGEHGVGLGKRALLLEELGQEGLDTLRSIKAALDPHNLMNPGKVL; the protein is encoded by the exons ATGTCCCTGCGgcggctgctggggctggggcggGCCCTGGGCCgccggagctgctgctccaag TCCCCGCTGCCCCCAAACTTCGTAGAGGCCCTGAAGGCTGTGGTGGGGACCTCCAACGTCTCCACGGCCATGGCGGTACGGGAGCAGCACGGGCATGACGAGTCCATGCATGT CTGTGCCCCTCCGGACGCCGTGGTGTGGCCGCAGGCGGTGGGGCAGGTCCAGGAGCTGGCTGCACTCTGCTACCACTACCGTGTGCCTATGGTGCCCTTTGGCACTGGCACGGGCCTGGAGGGCGGCGTCAATGCCGTGCAG ggcggtGTCTGCTTTGACCTGAGCCACATGAACACCATCATGGAGCTGAGCGTCGAGGATTTCTCCGTGTCAGTGGAGCCCGGCGTCACCCGCAAGGCCCTCAACAGCTACCTGCGTGACACCGGGCTCTGGTTTCCTGTCG ACCCCGGTGCGGACGCCTCGCTGTGTGGCATGGCAGCCACAGGCGCCTCAGGCACCAATGCCGTGCGCTACGGCACCATGCGCCCCAACGTGCTGAACCTGCGTGTGGTGCTGCCGGATGGGCGCTTGTTGCACACTGCAGGCGCCGGGCGCCAGCCCAG GAAACGGGCGGCCGGCTACGACCTGACCTCGCTGTTTGTGGGCTCCGAGGGCACCCTGGGCTTCCTCACGCTGGCCACGCTGCGGCTGCATCCGCTGCCCGAGGCCAGCGCTGCCACCACCACTGCCTTCCCgactgtgcaggcagctgtggaCTGCACCGTGCAGGTCCTGCAGGCTGCCGTGCCCGTGGCACGTATCG AGTTCCTGGATGAGGTGATGGCAGGTGCCTGCAGCCGCTTCAGCAACATGGAGCTGCCCGTGGCCCCCACACTGCTCCTGGAGCTCCACGGCTCCCGGCATGGcctggctgagcagcagcagcagacag AGGAGATTGTGCGGCTGAATGGCggctccaacctggcctgggCAGAAGAGCTGGAGGAACGTGAGCGCCTCTGGGCCATGCGCCACTGTGCCTGGTACGCAGCCCTGGCACTGCGGCCCGGCTGCCAG GGCTACTCCACTGATGTCTGCGTGCCCATCTCCCGCCTGCCTGATGTGGTGGTGGAGACCAAGCGGGACCTGCAGGACTCCGGCCTCACTG GCCCCATGGTGGGACACGTGGGTGATGGCAACTTCCACTGCATCCTTGTCTTCAATACCCAGGACAAGGATGAGGCACAGCGCGTCCATGCCTTCACTGAGCGCCTGGgcag GCGGGCGCTGGCAGCAGGGGGGACCTGCACTGGGGAACATGGCGTAGGTCTGGGCAAGCgggcactgctgctggaggagctaGGACAAGAGGGGCTGGACACCCTGCGCAGCATCAAGGCTGCGCTGGACCCCCACAACCTCATGAATCCTGGCAAGGTGCTCTGA